From Toxorhynchites rutilus septentrionalis strain SRP chromosome 2, ASM2978413v1, whole genome shotgun sequence, a single genomic window includes:
- the LOC129764391 gene encoding tigger transposable element-derived protein 1-like gives MASQKTAFKKNRSRVSLSLEMKLNILDALQDGKSVANVGRNLKINESTVRTIKKNQDSIRQTAAQGTIYATKSSSYTRDPLMVKMEKALHMWIEDHAQKKIPLDQELIREKALSLYLWLEKNEPSSSKKKDFTASKGWFYNFIRSNSIRNVKIKGESASADVSAANSFPPKLAKIIKEGAYHGDQVFNGDETGLFWKRMPSRTYITQQEQYASGFKAAKDRVTLLFCSNASGDLMLKPLLINRAMTPRSLKGADFNKLPVHWKANTKAWVTKAVFEEWFYDMFIPEVKTYLEGKGLEFHVLLILDNAPGHLVIKHPNVQVVFLPPNTTSLLQPQDQGIIAAFKKLYIKQCLRYILEKLESDETMTVIQAWKEFKIRDALTFIGKALSSMKSKTLNSCWKPLWPECVKAGSTDPSNVEESEILILAHAIGGKGFKDMDSRDVEELLEDTEIEDDELMQSLVTSEPLEDDEDRDIKPCDIEDGNKLADTLVKHFMEKDPCVERAVSFRNDLKLCMLRYNRLNEKTQPTVIDEDDEDFSLPLERRRSRPISSDEEDIATSSNRKHPRVANDSD, from the exons ATGGCTTCGCAAAAAACCGCCTTCAAAAAAAACAGATCAAGAGTGTCTCTTTCTTTGGAAATGAAGCTCAATATTTTGGATGCCCTTCAAGATGGGAAATCTGTTGCAAACGTCGGCaggaatttaaaaatcaacgaatcgaCTGTGCGTACAATTAAAAAGAATCAAGATAGCATCAGACAGACAGCAGCTCAGGGCACTATCTATGCAACAAAATCCTCATCATATACACGAGATCCATTGATGGTCAAGATGGAAAAGGCACTTCATATGTGGATCGAAGATCACGCGCAGAAGAAAATACCCTTGGATCAGGAATTAATAAGGGAGAAAGCTTTGAGCCTTTACCTTTGGTTAGAGAAGAATGAGCCGTCTTCAAGTAAAAAGAAAGACTTTACCGCGAGTAAGGGATGGTTTTATAACTTTATACGTAGTAATTCCATTCGCAACGTTAAAATCAAGGGTGAATCCGCATCGGCCGATGTTTCGGCTGCAAATAGTTTTCCTCCAAAGCTCGCTAAGATCATAAAAGAAGGTGCGTATCATGGTGACCAAGTGTTCAATGGAGATGAAAcgggtcttttttggaaaagaatGCCGTCTCGTACCTACATTACGCAGCAGGAGCAATATGCCAGTGGTTTCAAAGCGGCCAAAGACAGGGTTACCCTGTTATTTTGCAGTAATGCTTCAGGCGACCTTATGTTGAAACCGCTATTGATCAATCGTGCTATGACGCCCCGCTCGTTGAAGGGGGCTGATTTCAACAAACTGCCAGTGCACTGGAAAGCTAACACTAAAGCGTGGGTCACAAAAGCCGTTTTTGAGGAATGGTTTTACGATATGTTTATTCCGGAAgtgaaaacatacttggaaggaAAAGGTTTGGAGTTCCACGTGCTTTTGATTTTGGATAACGCTCCAGGACACCTAGTTATCAAGCACCCAAACGTTCAAGTTGTGTTTCTTCCACCGAATACAACTTCTTTGTTACAGCCTCAAGATCAAGGAATAATTGCTGCTTTCAAGAAGTTGTACATTAAACAATGTCTTCGGTACATCCTCGAAAAGCTTGAAAGCGATGAAACGATGACGGTAATTCAAGCGTGGAAAGAATTTAAGATAAGAGACGCTCTGACGTTCATAGGAAAGGCTCTGTCTTCTATGAAATCTAAAacattgaattcgtgctggaagcCACTATGGCCAGAATGCGTGAAAGCTGGTTCAACAGACCCTTCAAATGTGGAAGAATCAGAAATTCTCATTCTGGCACATGCAATTGGAGGGAAAGGATTCAAAGATATGGATAGTAGAGACGTTGAAGAGCTTCTTGAAGACACCGAAATTGAAGATGATGAACTGATGCAGAGTTTAGTCACATCGGAGCCTTTAGAGGACGATGAAGACCGGGATATCAAGCCATGTGATATCGAAGACGGGAATAAATTAGCGGATACCCTCGTAAAACATTTTATGGAAAAGGATCCTTGTGTTGAGAGAGCCGTTTCATTTCGGAATGATTTGAAACTGTGTATGCTTCGCTACAATAGattgaacgaaaaaacacaGCCAACAGTTATCGATGAAG ATGACGAGGATTTCAGCTTACCATTGGAACGCAGACGATCTCGTCCGATTTCTTCGGATGAGGAAGATATCGCCACATCATCTAACCGCAAACATCCACGTGTTGCTAATGATAGTGATTAG